The window tgtgggtgggactgtgatgctctatgaCATGTCAAAAACAAACGCAGCTTTTCCTCCTTCTccatcggagcgcaacaagaccacgcccctgtttgtgaattcatgtgggcggaggttagtcaaaaactgttgtagtgacgtcattactgcaggaactagagggctgtattccaaacaggtcgtttttttgtaggcgaattctgtaaaaaaaattggcactgaactttgagctttagaactttaaagatattatttatactctaacaacaacattacacactaactaaagtttaaaacatgggatcacgaagaaggggacctttaaatccACACAAAACAGACAGACCCAGATGAGTTCCGGACAATCAAGacaagagcagagcagagcagaggtgCAGTCAATTACTTGATGTTAAATAAGCTTCAATCGTCAGCAGGATTCTGAATGGACAGAATGCCATCTCTGGTTCTTGGCCCTGGCAGGTCTCTCTTCAGGtaaagatgaacaccgagccgagccagataacgaacaaaagattgactcttcTCGAGTCAAGAATCGTTTCtttcagacgcgtccgattcgagaaccgaggagcttatgatactgtgcatgtgtgattcagcgtgaagcagactgacacacacctTGAGAAGACTGACACACACCTTGAGAAGGTGTTTGTGGCTTTTTTATTTCCTTGAGAagaaactgaaggcttgaatgaagggcaatcatcgccaatgacgccattaagtcgagcacaaaagaaccgttgaaccattttcttcaaccggtttattgaatcgaattgtccgaaagaactaatagtgatccgaaaaccgatgagtcaatcttttgttcattttctggctcggctcgatgttcatcttcagttctctcttcacagcagttcagttagtgtactgtttgagtaaatgaattactccgggatattggtttgttttaactcagaggaagtgtcagcgacattaaaaaagttaacagcttaagtcatttgtggattaatgcgtattggagatgaaaactgtttaaaagattcagttcgatttggtgaactggttcaaaaaaatCCGGCTACATTggatgattcgttcacgaaccggatatcacaaactgcattgttttgaactctctcacaacagacacggaagagaagacaatgatgaataaaagtcgtagtttttgctatttttggaccaaaatgtattttcgatacttcaacaaattctaactgaccctctgatgtcacatggactactttgatgatgtttttcttacctttcgctaggagggaagttgtggcctactggttagagagtcggactctcaattgaaaggttgtgagttcgagtctcgagccggcaggaattgtgggtggggggagtgcatgtacagctctctctccttcttcaataccacgacttaggtgcccttgagcaaggcactgaacccccaactgctccccgggcgccgcagcataaatggctgcccactgctccgggtgtgtgttcacagtgtgtgtgtgtgtgtgttcactgctctgtgtgtgttgcacttcggatgggttaaatgcagagcacaaattctgagtatgggtcaccatacttggctgaatgtcacagcactttcactttcactttctggacatggacagtatactgtacacacagcttcaatggagggactgagagctctcggactaaatctaaaatatcttaaactgtgttccaaaaataaacggagatctcacaggttttgaatgacatgagggtgagttattaatgacataatttagatttttttgatgaactaaccctttaagtaacgTCACAGAATAGCACACCATTGCGTAACTCACTCTTGTAGCTGTGATGTCTTTAAAGAACTTGTTTAGCCAGTTTATTGTCCTTAATTTTGTTAACTAAAGTGGagttaaaaaaaactgatagTATTAAGTTTTACTTTAGCCCAGATCACAACTGATATACTTTAATCATAGTGTGAAAAAAATCCCACAAATGTATTCCCTTCCTCTTCAGTATCATTGTCTTGAACGGCTTGCCTAGGTTGAATACTGGATAAGTTAACGTCACAGTCTTATTGGGAAAGCAGCTCTTTTACTGCAAGTATAGTAGACACACTTGAGGAAGCACTTTACATGAtatattgaattgaatttcaacacaacagcaacaaaaacaccttCTAATCCAAAACACTTTATAACATTCATTGAGAGAAGTGAATAATGATAATTCTCAAGGAAATAAACTGAAGTCTTAAACCCCTTCATGAGGTCAAACAATGGAGAATTCATCCTCTTTGCACGCAAGACATCAGCTCTGGACAATAAAGATGCAGAATTTCTCCAGCGATAACAGATCTAAACATTCCTCAGCTATGAGCTCATCGGAGCTGATGGGATGGACCTCCATCAACGTCTCAGATTTATCAGCTGCTGTAAATGATATAAAAAGCAAGAGTGACGACCTATGAATATATCAGTGATATACAGTCCATCacacactcatctacatcatGACCTTCACCATcttctccatcacctgctttgcTCTGGTGGCTTCTGCTCTGGGTAAGTGTCTCCTTTAGTTTGCAAGTATAAGGATGGGCAAATATGGAAAATGGAAAACCAAAATTAGGAGCTTCCTGTCTTATGCTTGTCTTATGAACAATGTGTTATGTTTGGTAATAACAGGTTGTGGAGTGCCAGCGATTAAGCCACAGACGATCGGCAGCAGGATTGTGAACGGACAGAATGCCATCTCTGGTTCTTGGCCCTGGCAGGTCTCTCTTCAGGTAACTCATCTGTTTTTCAAACACACATTTGTCTGCTTTCCTTAAAGAGTAAGTTTCAAATTTTCAGTGCTTTTACCTTTGAAACAGCTGTCCAATGGTTTCCACTTCTGTGGAGGATCCCTGATCAACCAGAACTGGGTTGTCACTGCTGCCCACTGCGCTGTCGTGTAAGTGTCTTCAATCTGACAAACATCACATTCAGTAGTGGTTAAAATGTGCTCTTTCAGCTCTCTATCTGTCGTTTTACAATTAGTTTTGTCTTTATCTTTCACTTTTTAGGGTCAGCTCTCATCGTGTCATTCTTGGAGAACATGATCGTGGCTCCAATGTTGAACCCATCCAGGTCAAATTAGTTTCCAAGGTAACAATGTTTTATGATCTCAGTGGATTAGAAACATTGAAATAGAAAATTGAAAAAAGAGACCAATTGACATTGCTTTTGGCCAATTACAATACAGAATACAgataaaagtcattttaattattgtattattactgtttttttaaacacattaataaCCAAGTTATCATTACAACTACAAAAACAtaacatatattataaatatgtttgtagtagtagtagtagtagtatatccTGTAATTTATGCAAAAGGTGTGATCTAAAAGAATGCAAATTTATTTTTGGACTTTGTTTTGATTGAACGCACATATTTCTCATCGTGATTGAATGGCCATCATTTAAAAGGTTAAACTGGTGTTTTTAGATCGGTGACCACAATATTGCAGAACTACAAAAGTCGAAAAGTGTGCACAGTGGTAAAACAAAATCAGTAAGTCAGCTATCACTACTAACTGTTCATCCCTCTTTTCTGTATCTGCAGGTCATCACCCATCCGCTCTACAGCAGGGCGACCTTCAACAATGACATTGCTCTGCTGAAACTGTCATCTCCAGTCACACTGACTCCCCGTATCTCTCCTGTATGTCTGGCTCCATCAGCCCTCAGCATCCTGCCTGGAACCCGCTGCTTCACCACTGGCTGGGGTAGAACTGCCACCACAAGTAAGTcatctgtaaaacaaaaatatactgaGAGAATAACAACACATCTGTTAACTGTGCaagaaaatatatcatattttcttcttgttttaggGAGCCCACTGATCCTACAGCAAACAGGTGTACCCATCATAAGTCCTGCTGTGTGCAACCAGATCTGGGGTCAAAGCAGAATCACTGATTCCATGATCTGTGCTGGAGCCTCTGGTTCCTCATCTTGCCAGGTATATGAAGACAGATCAAGAAACACATTTCCATCTAAGTGTTGCTGCTGTTCAAatcaaatgtgtgtttttctcaGGGTGATTCTGGTGGTCCTCTGGTGTGTGAGCGTTCAGGGGTCTGGTCTCTGGTGGGCGTTGTGTCCTGGGGAAGAACAACTTGTGACACCTTTTTCCCTTCAGTCTACGCCAGCGTCCCCCAACTGCGTTCCTGGATCGACACGACTATTGCTTCCAACTAGAGCACCAGTCTGACAATGTATTTGCTTTCTTTAATTCCCTGTTGGTGGTCATTTTGTTTAAGGTTTTGGAATTTGGGTCAGTCAATGACTTCATGCTGAAGTCTGTGACTTCAAACTGTTTTCCTGTTTCACCTGTACACTAAAGATAATGACAATGTTTCAATAAACGATatgatcacaaaaaaataaagaagaatgTTGCAGAGTGTAATTAATCAcaataatttgaaatgtaatgggGATATGTTGCCATAATCGACATAAAATAATgcagaaaaatgacaaaatgatgtATCAGAAGGATCCAAGATAACATGAATATTTAAATCGATCCTCTATCCATGGTGCTGAAACCTGTGGCATGTACGTGCAGTTTTGTACTTGTACATAGAATTCAAAGGTACAGCACGCACATCCTAAACCTTAAAACTGGGTGCTGGGCAGACAAGTAGTTGCAAAGGTAAACAATGAGTCTGCACACCAGAAAATGCTCCTTAGCAATTTTAATGATTGCTCATGATTGTGGTGAGCAATCATTAAAATTGCTAAGGAGCATTTTCTGGTGTGCGGACTCATTGTTTACCTTTGTACTTGTACATAACCTTTACAAACTGATACTGCTTATAAAgcaatttaatgataaataagtcacatcaTGTTGAAAACATTCCCTTAGAATCTATTAAAGATTGTTGCTCAATCTGCTTAGTCATTACATTTTTGCAGTAAAATAACGCAGCTACATATTCGCAGAGTACACAGTTTGAGTAGGGCACCATCCTCGCAGccactcgcacctcatgtttcCGACTGAATGCAAATTATAATTGATGGACAACTATGCCAatgaaaagacatcagcaatcctgTGCCAAGAGAAGTGAAAATGCAGTCTGTGCATGCCCATCGCCAGCGTTGAGGTAAATTGTTCTCTGAACgactaatttgctgttaaactcctgATATTAATGTCTGCAAGACATGTAAAATTCAGTTTAGACAGTTTGCAAGAATGTTTAACGTTCGTGGTATAAAAAGTTAACGAGGGAGAGAGCTGTGAGGGCGCAGATCCAGCTATTTTAAGCCTTTTTGGACTTTTAGAGAGTTAATAAAGTGAAAAGTTTAGGGTTAGGGATATCTTTGTTATCTTTTTTGCTAAATAATGTaggcctactttttttttttttttttttggttttgttttgtttatttgttttttgtttattttaatagacatATCTGGCAATACTTCATCGCCGGCACTTATACTGACAGTATCAAAAAGGCCCATAGATACAACATTCGGTAAGGGaaacgaaataaataaaaattaatgacaataataaataaataaataaataaatattatatgtcATAAACGTTATCAACGCTGTCAAAAACAgtagcatttaaaacatattaaaataaaataatataacattttaatgaacCAAGTTAGCTATTTAGTatgatagcaaaaaaaaaaaaaaaatagaaacatatatatatatatatatatatatatatatatatatatatatatatatatatatataaagaactatattagtgttatatatattatataacactgTTGCACCTAAACGTGCACTAAATATaagacacttaaaaaataaataaataaaataaaaaatatacacacacatatatatatacagtc is drawn from Carassius auratus strain Wakin unplaced genomic scaffold, ASM336829v1 scaf_tig00023221, whole genome shotgun sequence and contains these coding sequences:
- the LOC113077784 gene encoding chymotrypsin-like protease CTRL-1 — translated: MTFTIFSITCFALVASALGCGVPAIKPQTIGSRIVNGQNAISGSWPWQVSLQLSNGFHFCGGSLINQNWVVTAAHCAVVVSSHRVILGEHDRGSNVEPIQVKLVSKVITHPLYSRATFNNDIALLKLSSPVTLTPRISPVCLAPSALSILPGTRCFTTGWGRTATTSNPLILQQTGVPIISPAVCNQIWGQSRITDSMICAGASGSSSCQGDSGGPLVCERSGVWSLVGVVSWGRTTCDTFFPSVYASVPQLRSWIDTTIASN